One window of the Candidatus Jettenia sp. genome contains the following:
- the gatA gene encoding Asp-tRNA(Asn)/Glu-tRNA(Gln) amidotransferase subunit GatA, giving the protein MKLLESNSLQIKEKIVSRELHSADIVRHLFERIKNLEPDIQAYITTTEEEALKKAIEIDKKIENNQQVGLLAGIPIAIKDNICTKNVSTTCASKILKDFIPPYDAFVTKRLKEEDAIIIGKTNLDEFAMGSSTENSSYKITRNPWNGEYVPGGSSGGSAAAVAADMAFMALGSDTGGSVRQPAALCGIVGVKPTYGRVSRYGLVAFGSSLDQIGTLTKTVKDAAVLLQVIAGYDPRDSTSLQVPVPDYLDNINSGVNGLRIGIPKEYFTEGLHSDVNKAIKDALKIYEKLGANIVYLSLPHTEYAVAVYYIVANAEASSNLARYDGVRYGHRTNNARGIIDMYSRTRSEGFGSEVKRRIMLGNYALSSGYYDAYYLKASKVRTLIKNDFDNAFENIDCIICPTSPVPGFKVGERANNPLQMYLSDIYTIPANLAGIPGISIPCGVSSDGLPIGMQILGRHFEEKRLLQIAYAFEQETNFHLKKPALRVLSRQR; this is encoded by the coding sequence TTGAAACTTTTAGAATCCAACTCGTTACAAATAAAGGAAAAAATAGTATCCAGGGAATTGCATTCTGCAGATATTGTTAGACATCTATTTGAACGGATAAAAAACCTTGAGCCTGACATTCAAGCATATATAACTACCACTGAAGAAGAAGCTTTAAAAAAAGCAATAGAAATAGATAAGAAGATAGAAAATAATCAACAGGTAGGCTTGCTTGCGGGTATTCCCATCGCAATTAAAGATAATATTTGTACAAAAAACGTCTCCACTACCTGTGCCTCAAAAATTCTTAAAGATTTCATACCTCCCTATGATGCCTTTGTCACGAAACGTCTAAAAGAGGAAGATGCCATAATTATTGGTAAGACGAATTTAGACGAATTTGCAATGGGATCATCCACAGAAAATTCTAGCTATAAGATAACACGTAATCCATGGAATGGAGAATATGTTCCTGGTGGGTCTAGTGGCGGATCTGCAGCTGCCGTAGCAGCAGACATGGCATTCATGGCCTTAGGATCTGATACAGGCGGTTCTGTCAGGCAGCCCGCTGCCTTATGTGGTATTGTGGGTGTAAAGCCAACCTATGGCAGGGTATCACGGTACGGTTTAGTTGCCTTTGGGTCTTCTTTGGATCAGATCGGCACATTGACAAAGACTGTTAAAGATGCTGCGGTTCTGCTGCAGGTAATTGCAGGTTACGACCCCCGTGATTCAACTTCTCTTCAAGTTCCTGTTCCTGATTATTTAGATAATATTAATTCTGGTGTTAATGGCTTACGGATAGGTATTCCTAAGGAATACTTTACCGAAGGATTACATTCAGACGTTAATAAGGCAATAAAAGATGCTTTGAAGATATATGAGAAGCTCGGCGCAAATATTGTTTACCTATCGCTGCCACATACGGAGTATGCTGTTGCAGTATATTATATCGTTGCAAATGCAGAGGCAAGTTCTAATTTAGCTAGGTATGATGGAGTCAGATACGGCCATAGAACAAACAATGCACGTGGAATAATAGACATGTATAGCCGTACACGATCTGAAGGATTTGGTAGTGAAGTCAAGCGCCGCATTATGTTAGGAAATTACGCATTAAGTTCCGGATATTATGATGCATATTATTTGAAAGCATCGAAAGTAAGAACTTTGATAAAAAACGATTTTGATAATGCCTTTGAAAATATTGATTGTATAATTTGCCCTACCTCTCCTGTGCCTGGCTTTAAAGTCGGCGAGCGTGCTAATAATCCCTTACAAATGTATCTCTCAGATATTTATACTATCCCGGCAAACCTTGCAGGTATTCCAGGAATTTCCATTCCTTGTGGAGTTTCAAGTGATGGTTTACCCATTGGAATGCAGATTCTCGGGAGGCATTTTGAAGAAAAAAGATTACTACAGATTGCGTATGCCTTTGAGCAGGAAACGAATTTTCATTTGAAGAAACCTGCATTGAGAGTTCTATCAAGACAAAGATAA
- a CDS encoding B12-binding domain-containing radical SAM protein gives MKILLCSMPDTVPQFSAKTWRAPNLAISSIAGNIQSHHEIALADLILKRKTLLSSIRDIIKDYQPDIVGLSAMTFQFNTAQRIADFIRGSQPNIKIAIGGYHATLMYEEIASSDKGKVFDYIIRGEGETTFREVLDAIEGKQRWEDIPGLSYQNNGNFIHNIPRPLENLDTLSLPRRDVRIWNSYLFSGKALDMVETSRGCTMTCNFCSMNQMYGRTFRIYSFERVMLDLTNAKKAGAKYIAFADDNITLNVKRFESLCDAIVAAGHNDLCYIVQASTTGIASSPTLAQKMARAGIQIVFLGIENVSERNLKMMNKGNLLEKTKKAIEYLHNNNILIVGGMILGHPEDKEEDIAQNFEFFDKANIDFYGEQIITPYPKTGMRDILIKEGLVTNSYDYSKYNGFWANVKTKYLSSEDLQFLRWKYKRKYSTFFKTTPVFKTIFPGVNLLRIFILRPYYRIKNFISSLGKTEHDIFKRDMRKFIETNNFFGPNFK, from the coding sequence ATGAAAATTTTATTATGTTCTATGCCAGATACAGTACCCCAATTCTCTGCCAAGACGTGGAGAGCACCTAATCTTGCCATCTCTTCTATTGCTGGAAATATTCAATCACACCACGAAATTGCTTTGGCTGATTTGATATTAAAAAGAAAAACTTTACTATCTTCAATAAGAGACATTATTAAAGACTATCAGCCTGATATAGTAGGACTTAGTGCCATGACTTTTCAGTTTAATACAGCCCAAAGGATTGCAGATTTCATAAGAGGCTCACAACCGAATATTAAAATTGCCATTGGCGGTTATCATGCTACTCTTATGTATGAGGAAATTGCGTCTTCCGATAAGGGTAAAGTATTTGATTATATCATACGCGGAGAGGGAGAAACAACCTTTCGCGAAGTATTAGATGCTATTGAAGGAAAACAGAGATGGGAAGATATCCCCGGTTTATCCTATCAGAACAATGGTAACTTTATTCATAATATTCCAAGACCCTTAGAAAATTTGGATACCTTATCACTCCCGCGTCGGGATGTACGTATTTGGAATAGTTATCTGTTTTCCGGAAAAGCCTTAGATATGGTTGAAACATCTCGTGGCTGTACGATGACCTGTAATTTCTGTAGTATGAATCAGATGTACGGACGTACATTCAGGATATACAGCTTTGAGAGAGTTATGCTTGACTTAACAAATGCGAAAAAAGCAGGGGCAAAGTACATAGCTTTTGCGGATGATAATATTACTTTAAATGTAAAAAGGTTTGAATCTTTATGCGATGCAATTGTAGCTGCAGGACATAATGATCTGTGTTATATAGTTCAAGCAAGTACTACAGGCATAGCATCTTCTCCAACACTGGCTCAAAAAATGGCCCGTGCAGGAATTCAAATCGTATTTTTAGGAATCGAGAATGTATCTGAGCGTAATCTAAAGATGATGAATAAAGGAAATCTCTTAGAAAAAACAAAAAAGGCAATTGAATACCTTCACAACAATAACATCCTCATTGTAGGCGGTATGATTCTTGGTCATCCAGAAGATAAGGAAGAAGATATAGCACAGAATTTTGAATTCTTTGATAAGGCAAATATAGATTTTTATGGCGAACAAATTATCACCCCTTATCCCAAAACAGGCATGCGAGATATTTTAATCAAAGAGGGTTTGGTTACCAATAGCTATGATTACAGTAAGTACAACGGTTTTTGGGCAAATGTTAAAACAAAATATCTTTCATCAGAAGATTTACAGTTTTTGCGTTGGAAATATAAGCGTAAGTACTCTACTTTTTTTAAAACAACACCTGTATTTAAAACTATTTTCCCCGGAGTCAACCTCTTGCGAATATTCATTTTGAGACCTTATTACCGTATAAAAAATTTTATTTCCTCTCTTGGAAAAACAGAACATGATATTTTCAAAAGGGATATGAGAAAATTTATCGAAACAAATAATTTTTTTGGTCCTAATTTTAAATAA
- the gatC gene encoding Asp-tRNA(Asn)/Glu-tRNA(Gln) amidotransferase subunit GatC, whose translation MDKKEIEYIANLSRIELTEAEKEVFIHQLSSILSYIEKLNTLDTENIKPLAHTMNVSNVFRDDKPESSISREDTFINAPAKIDAFFKVPKVIE comes from the coding sequence ATGGATAAAAAAGAAATTGAATATATTGCGAACCTTTCTCGAATAGAGCTTACAGAAGCTGAAAAAGAAGTTTTCATTCATCAATTGAGTAGTATTTTATCTTATATTGAAAAACTAAACACTTTAGATACGGAAAATATTAAACCATTGGCACATACTATGAATGTATCCAACGTGTTTAGAGATGACAAACCCGAATCATCAATTTCAAGAGAAGATACCTTCATCAATGCCCCTGCTAAAATTGATGCTTTTTTTAAAGTGCCAAAGGTAATTGAGTAA
- a CDS encoding 1-acyl-sn-glycerol-3-phosphate acyltransferase: protein MYKFYQILFTIYSWALFVSFWTLSTLTAVILSIDTKRKEHVFNTIERFFSRIAFKLMGVKVEILGIDNIPKNEHVIFISNHQSMMDIKLSLAYIPINFSFISKDTVFHIPILGAYMRASGHLPIQRNDDRKAYATLLTAVKKLTEKKSLVVFPEGTRSEDGQLGTFKRGISLIILKSGKRVIPMAISGSNQLMPKHGWLSHPEKRHIRISFGNPLSFDNSRIDREYTIEITNILRKEVSTLLHQ, encoded by the coding sequence ATGTATAAATTTTATCAAATACTATTTACCATATATTCATGGGCTTTGTTTGTCTCATTTTGGACACTTTCTACGTTAACGGCCGTAATTTTAAGTATTGATACAAAAAGAAAGGAACATGTATTTAACACAATAGAAAGATTTTTTAGCCGTATCGCATTTAAACTTATGGGAGTAAAGGTTGAAATTCTAGGCATAGATAATATTCCTAAAAATGAACATGTTATCTTTATATCAAATCATCAAAGTATGATGGATATTAAACTTTCTCTTGCTTATATACCTATAAATTTTAGCTTTATCTCGAAAGATACGGTTTTTCATATTCCCATATTAGGGGCTTATATGAGAGCATCGGGACACCTTCCTATTCAAAGAAATGATGATAGAAAGGCTTATGCTACTCTTTTAACGGCTGTTAAGAAATTAACAGAAAAAAAATCACTTGTGGTATTTCCAGAGGGAACAAGAAGTGAAGATGGTCAATTAGGCACGTTCAAAAGGGGTATCTCATTAATTATTTTAAAATCGGGAAAACGGGTAATACCTATGGCTATTTCTGGTAGTAACCAGCTTATGCCAAAGCATGGGTGGCTATCCCATCCAGAAAAGAGACACATTCGAATATCCTTTGGGAATCCCTTGTCTTTTGATAATTCAAGAATAGATCGAGAATATACTATTGAGATAACAAATATATTGCGTAAAGAAGTATCGACGTTATTGCATCAGTAA
- the gatB gene encoding Asp-tRNA(Asn)/Glu-tRNA(Gln) amidotransferase subunit GatB yields MEYEVVIGLETHAELSTITKLFCGCSTQFGVEPNTQVCPVCLGMPGILPVMNRKAFGYALKLAVALSCDINRFTNFDRKSYYYPDLPKNYQISQNYYNLGVNGYMNIEVNGNVKKIRIHNVHLEEEAGKLIHPEEIGADYSLVDFNRAGVPLLEIVSHPDMRNIEEVENYMQTLRKILLYTEVSDCKMQEGSLRFEASISLREKGSDKLGNRVEIKNLNSMKSVIKAIEYETVRQGKLLDKGATIARETRLWDEVAERSEHMRSKEEAQDYRYFPEPDLLPVLIDEKWLHAIKNTIPELPLDRKQRFIEVFKLSDYDAGILIEEKVLADFFEACVKILDRPKAFSNWIINDLLREVKDKKLDINNLPIKPKQLAELVEVIEKGIISSTIAKEVFSEMIQTGKAPQSIIEEKKLAQISDGSLIEAVITKIIASNPEAIEDYKNGKKNALTFLVGQVMKETKGKANPKMVNELLKEKVGI; encoded by the coding sequence ATGGAATATGAAGTTGTTATAGGCTTGGAAACCCATGCAGAATTATCCACAATAACGAAACTGTTTTGTGGATGCAGCACACAATTTGGTGTTGAGCCGAATACTCAGGTGTGTCCTGTGTGTCTCGGTATGCCAGGTATTTTACCAGTGATGAATAGGAAAGCCTTTGGATATGCACTTAAACTGGCTGTTGCATTAAGTTGCGATATTAACAGGTTCACAAATTTCGATAGAAAAAGCTACTATTATCCGGATTTACCAAAAAATTATCAAATATCCCAAAATTACTATAATTTGGGCGTAAACGGATATATGAATATTGAGGTAAACGGTAATGTTAAAAAGATTCGAATTCATAATGTCCACTTAGAAGAAGAGGCTGGCAAGCTTATTCATCCTGAGGAAATTGGTGCTGACTACAGTCTTGTTGATTTCAATAGAGCTGGTGTTCCCTTGCTTGAGATCGTATCACATCCCGATATGCGAAATATAGAAGAAGTAGAAAACTATATGCAAACCTTAAGAAAAATCCTCTTGTATACAGAAGTCTCCGATTGCAAGATGCAGGAAGGATCATTGAGATTTGAAGCAAGTATCTCCCTTAGAGAAAAAGGTTCTGATAAGCTTGGTAACAGAGTAGAGATAAAAAACCTTAATTCAATGAAATCCGTTATAAAAGCTATTGAGTATGAGACAGTAAGACAGGGTAAGCTGTTAGATAAAGGAGCAACAATCGCCAGGGAAACGAGATTGTGGGATGAAGTAGCTGAAAGAAGTGAACATATGCGTTCAAAAGAAGAGGCCCAGGATTATCGGTATTTTCCTGAACCAGACCTATTACCTGTCTTGATTGATGAGAAATGGCTTCATGCAATAAAAAATACAATTCCAGAACTCCCCTTAGACAGAAAACAGAGATTTATCGAGGTATTTAAACTCTCGGATTACGATGCCGGTATCCTTATAGAAGAGAAGGTACTTGCGGACTTCTTTGAAGCATGTGTAAAAATCTTAGATCGTCCGAAAGCCTTTTCTAATTGGATTATTAATGATTTATTGAGAGAAGTAAAGGACAAAAAATTGGATATAAACAATCTGCCAATTAAACCAAAGCAGTTGGCGGAATTAGTTGAGGTTATCGAAAAGGGTATAATCAGTAGCACAATTGCAAAAGAAGTTTTTTCTGAGATGATCCAAACTGGAAAAGCCCCTCAATCAATCATTGAAGAGAAAAAACTAGCACAGATCAGCGATGGAAGTTTGATCGAAGCGGTGATCACTAAAATTATAGCAAGTAATCCGGAAGCAATAGAAGACTACAAAAACGGGAAAAAGAATGCCCTTACGTTTTTGGTAGGGCAAGTAATGAAAGAAACAAAAGGTAAAGCAAACCCCAAGATGGTGAATGAGCTTTTAAAGGAAAAGGTAGGTATCTAA
- a CDS encoding NUDIX domain-containing protein: MNNISIRVQISAGGVAFRKLSNKTKIAIISVGDERRWQLPKGTVERGESTESAAIREVREEAGIKTEVIKLIDKIEYWYYSKDHDKQVRYHKFVYFFLLRYKSGNIKNHDTEAHEVRWVEINKAIEMLAFENEKKIVRYAKEMMGEKNT; this comes from the coding sequence ATGAACAATATCTCAATAAGAGTACAGATTTCAGCTGGTGGAGTTGCTTTTCGTAAACTCAGTAATAAAACCAAAATAGCTATTATCTCAGTAGGAGATGAGCGTCGATGGCAATTGCCAAAGGGAACTGTAGAAAGGGGTGAATCAACAGAATCTGCAGCGATACGGGAAGTGCGTGAGGAAGCAGGTATTAAAACCGAAGTAATTAAGCTCATTGATAAAATAGAATATTGGTACTACTCAAAAGATCATGATAAGCAAGTACGATATCATAAATTTGTTTATTTCTTTTTACTTCGCTATAAGTCTGGTAATATCAAAAATCATGATACAGAAGCACATGAAGTGAGATGGGTTGAAATTAATAAGGCCATTGAAATGCTTGCATTTGAGAATGAAAAAAAGATTGTCAGATACGCCAAAGAAATGATGGGTGAAAAGAATACATAA
- a CDS encoding heme-binding protein, giving the protein MITLNDAKRVIAAAEKKAQEIGQPMNIAVADAGGNLVAHVRMDEAWIGSIDISIKKAYTSRAFDIATKDLAPHCQSGGQFFGIHASNDGRIMIFAGGIPLKRNGKIVGAIGVSGGSGEQDHAVAEAGAAAF; this is encoded by the coding sequence ATGATTACACTCAATGATGCAAAAAGAGTTATTGCTGCTGCAGAGAAGAAAGCTCAAGAAATTGGTCAGCCTATGAATATAGCTGTCGCTGATGCTGGAGGAAATCTAGTAGCCCATGTACGAATGGATGAAGCCTGGATAGGAAGTATTGATATTTCAATAAAGAAGGCATATACCTCACGTGCCTTCGATATTGCTACGAAAGATCTAGCCCCTCATTGCCAATCCGGAGGTCAGTTCTTTGGCATACATGCATCAAACGATGGGCGAATCATGATATTTGCAGGTGGAATCCCTCTTAAACGCAATGGTAAGATAGTTGGAGCTATAGGTGTAAGCGGTGGTTCTGGAGAACAGGATCATGCTGTAGCAGAGGCAGGAGCAGCGGCTTTTTAA
- a CDS encoding transcriptional repressor, whose product MLSEEDKFKEYLLSKKLKFTPERQAILDRIFANHKHFEADELLVDLRNNNLKISKATIYRTLSLLVKSGLLREVIFGERHAHYEHVYGHEHHDHLVCNKCGKIIEFIEHRIEKLQDEVCKSKKFKPESHRLQIQGLCEDCNKIENAAER is encoded by the coding sequence ATGTTATCTGAAGAAGATAAATTTAAAGAATATCTCTTATCGAAAAAATTAAAATTTACTCCGGAAAGACAGGCAATACTTGATCGTATATTTGCAAATCATAAGCATTTTGAAGCAGATGAATTATTGGTTGATCTTAGGAATAATAATCTAAAAATATCAAAGGCTACCATTTATCGTACTCTTTCCCTCCTTGTGAAAAGCGGATTGTTGAGAGAAGTAATTTTTGGTGAAAGGCATGCGCATTATGAACATGTATATGGGCATGAACATCATGATCATTTAGTATGTAATAAATGTGGAAAAATTATTGAATTTATAGAACACAGGATAGAAAAACTACAGGATGAAGTTTGTAAAAGCAAAAAGTTTAAACCAGAGTCTCATCGCTTACAGATACAAGGCTTATGTGAAGACTGTAACAAAATAGAGAATGCTGCTGAAAGATAA
- the rpmB gene encoding 50S ribosomal protein L28 — protein sequence MARVCEICGKRTEVGNQIERRGLAKWKGGVGKKITGKTRRKFKANLQRIKANIEGSVKKVKVCTRCIGAGKVTKAL from the coding sequence ATGGCTCGGGTATGCGAAATATGTGGTAAAAGAACCGAAGTAGGGAATCAGATAGAACGGAGGGGTTTGGCTAAGTGGAAGGGTGGTGTAGGAAAAAAAATCACTGGTAAGACAAGGCGAAAATTTAAAGCAAATTTACAGAGAATAAAGGCGAATATTGAAGGTTCTGTAAAGAAGGTTAAGGTGTGTACCCGATGTATTGGTGCTGGAAAGGTTACGAAGGCTCTGTAA
- a CDS encoding PAS domain-containing protein translates to MKDKENGSYKKSKPTIIKQTDKLKKQAQQTRYRKNRETTKKMPASDIEKLIRKLQTHQVKLEMQNNELHKVQQEIEESRIKYVNLYDFAPIGYVTLDPRGVIVEANLTLCSLLGIERKHLMNKPFSLYIANEFKILLRNHVQKVLSKNTKQRCELMLLKKNGTPFYVSIESIAMHDSKRGFLCQSAISDITDRKQIEEELRQIMSSISDYLWSAEVNEKGQFTYHYYSPVVEKITGRPPEFYMKGPKHWLNTIHSGDRDRLGNVFKKITTGQLDHSEEEYRIILPDGEIRWVRDSVLAKKTGNKNIRLHGVVSDITERKQVEAALQKSEASLVRAQQIAHLGNYEWDIVKDSVYWSAESYRIFDLDPKEFIVTYNTFLERIHPDDKEFVRKSIHEALYEKKPYSINYRIVLPGGTERTIHSEGKVIFDDSGKPIQMNGINQDITEKVLLEKTTERSKHLAALGELAASIAHEINNPITGLINCTQILINKSLEGSKEKDLARRIMKEGDRIAKIVHNLLSFARPTCKEDKEIVRVNEILSDTLVLIDTQLRKDGIKVRLDIPQKLPEIVANKLLIQQVFLNAIYNARYALNQKYPGTHKNKILEILGEEIMLDNRPYVKTIFYDHGTGISAKIRDKIIEPFFTTKPRGTGTGLGLSISYSIVKDHGGKLMVDSIEGKFTKLSIILPAKSRL, encoded by the coding sequence ATGAAAGATAAAGAAAATGGCTCTTACAAAAAATCTAAACCCACTATCATAAAACAAACCGATAAACTGAAAAAACAGGCACAACAGACACGATACAGAAAAAATAGAGAAACTACTAAAAAGATGCCTGCATCCGATATTGAGAAATTAATCCGCAAATTACAGACACATCAAGTTAAACTGGAAATGCAAAATAATGAGCTTCACAAGGTCCAGCAAGAAATTGAAGAATCACGAATTAAATATGTTAATCTGTACGACTTTGCCCCTATCGGGTATGTAACTCTTGACCCAAGAGGAGTAATTGTAGAAGCAAACCTTACCCTTTGCAGTCTATTAGGTATAGAGAGAAAACATCTTATGAATAAGCCATTTTCTCTCTATATAGCAAATGAATTTAAAATCCTACTTCGCAATCACGTTCAAAAGGTTCTATCGAAGAATACCAAACAGAGATGTGAATTGATGTTATTAAAAAAGAACGGAACCCCATTCTATGTATCAATAGAAAGTATTGCTATGCACGATAGTAAGAGAGGTTTTTTGTGTCAATCTGCCATAAGTGATATAACCGATCGCAAACAGATAGAAGAAGAGCTTCGGCAAATAATGAGCTCTATCTCAGATTATCTTTGGAGTGCAGAGGTTAATGAGAAAGGTCAGTTTACTTACCACTATTACTCTCCTGTGGTTGAGAAAATCACAGGCCGACCACCAGAATTCTATATGAAAGGACCTAAACACTGGCTAAATACGATCCATTCCGGGGATAGAGATCGATTGGGCAATGTTTTTAAGAAAATTACAACCGGACAATTGGATCACTCAGAGGAAGAATACCGGATTATTTTGCCGGATGGAGAGATTCGATGGGTGCGCGATAGTGTTCTTGCAAAGAAAACTGGAAATAAGAACATACGTCTGCATGGTGTGGTATCGGATATTACGGAACGCAAGCAGGTAGAAGCTGCTTTACAAAAGAGCGAAGCCAGTCTTGTCCGTGCACAACAAATAGCTCATTTAGGAAATTATGAATGGGATATCGTAAAAGATAGTGTGTATTGGTCTGCTGAGAGTTACCGCATCTTTGATTTAGACCCAAAGGAATTTATCGTAACATACAATACTTTCTTGGAACGCATTCATCCCGACGATAAGGAATTTGTAAGGAAATCTATTCATGAGGCCTTATATGAAAAAAAGCCTTACAGTATTAACTATCGTATCGTTTTGCCAGGCGGTACAGAACGCACTATCCATTCAGAGGGCAAAGTCATCTTTGACGACTCTGGTAAACCCATTCAAATGAACGGAATTAATCAAGATATCACTGAAAAAGTACTCTTAGAAAAGACGACTGAACGATCCAAACATTTGGCGGCATTGGGAGAGTTGGCAGCCAGTATAGCGCATGAGATCAACAATCCCATTACCGGTCTTATTAACTGTACCCAAATACTTATCAATAAAAGTCTAGAAGGAAGTAAAGAAAAAGACCTTGCCAGGCGGATTATGAAAGAAGGTGATCGTATAGCAAAAATCGTCCATAACCTTCTTTCCTTTGCAAGACCTACCTGCAAAGAAGATAAGGAGATCGTCCGTGTAAACGAAATACTATCCGATACATTAGTACTGATAGATACACAATTAAGAAAAGATGGTATCAAAGTAAGGCTCGATATTCCCCAAAAACTACCAGAAATTGTAGCGAACAAGCTCCTCATTCAACAAGTGTTCTTAAATGCTATTTATAATGCAAGGTATGCCTTAAATCAAAAATACCCAGGCACACATAAGAATAAAATTCTTGAGATCTTAGGCGAAGAGATAATGCTTGATAATCGGCCGTATGTGAAGACAATCTTTTATGATCATGGTACGGGCATCTCTGCTAAAATACGGGATAAAATAATAGAACCATTTTTTACCACAAAGCCAAGAGGAACAGGAACTGGATTAGGTCTGAGTATCAGCTATAGTATTGTTAAAGACCATGGCGGTAAACTCATGGTCGACAGTATTGAGGGAAAATTTACGAAACTATCAATTATTTTACCAGCAAAATCAAGACTCTAA